One Pyrococcus furiosus DSM 3638 genomic window, TGGGTCAAGCCTTTGTCAAGGCCTTCCTTTGCATATTCCTTTATATGAGCTGGAGTGTCAAAGTCGGGCTCTCCAATTCCCAATGAAATTACATCCTTCATGCCAGCGGCCAAATCGAAGAGCTTCCTAATCTCAGAGGGATTAACTAAATCAAGCTTGTCGCTAAGTGCCATGGCATTTCACCCAGATAAAATATAATCCTGGGAGTTATAAACCTATATTTTATGATTTACAAAGTTGTAAAACCAAATTTTTGTCATTTTTCGGCAATTGTCCTGGAGAAAGTTTATATATCGGTGAAAATATGGAGATATTTGTAAAATTCTGGAGGTGGTCACGAATGGAGCAGAGAGATAGGTGGGCAACAAAAATTGGACTTATTTTAGCGATGGCAGGAAATGCCATTGGTCTAGGAAACTTCGTCAGGTTCCCAACCCAGGTTGCTGGGAACGGTGGAGGAGCATTCATGGTTCCTTACTTCTTGGCACTGTTCTTCCTTGGAATTCCAGTGATGTGGGTAGAGTGGGTGCAGGGAAGATATGGAGGTAAATACGGTCACGGAACATTGGGCCCAACCTTTTATCTGATGGCAAGAGAAACCCTAAAGCCAAGGGGTGCACTATTCTTCGGTCTCATTGGTGGAGCTCTAGCATTTGCAACAACAACTCTACTTAACAGCTATTACCTTCACCTAATTGGATGGTCGGCAGCTTACTCATGGTTTAGCATTAGTGGAGCTTATTTCAATGTGGAGAATACGGCAGAGTTCTTTGCTAGCTACCTCAGTAACCATGGACTGGTGTTCTTATTCTGGGGCATTACTGTGGTCTTACTAGCAATAGCAGTTGGCCAAGGTGTAAGCAAGGGAATTGAGAGATGGGTCAAGGTAATGATGCCACTATTGTACATATTCGCAATCATTTTAGTTATCTACGTCTTTGCATTGGGATCACCCCTCGGAGATCCCAACTGGTCCACAATTAAGGGATTCGAGTTCATCTGGTCACCAAACTGGGGCTATCTAAAGGATCACCTATGGGAAGTAATGCTTGCGGCAAGTGGTCAGATATTCTTTACACTCTCTCTCGGAATGGGTATTATACAGAACTATGCTTCGTATCTTGGACCAAAAGATGATGTTGCACTCTCAGGATTAGCTACAGTTTCACTGAACGAGTTTGCTGAAGTTGTTCTCGGTGGTTCAATTGCAGTTCCATTGGCTGTAGCATACGCTCCAAAGATTGTGCCGGAAGATGTTCTTGCCCAGGGTAGCAATGCTGCATTAGCATGGATTTCAGAGAACTTTGGACTTGGATTCTCATACACAAGCCTTCCAAACATATTTGTTCAGATGGGAACTGCAGGTAGGTTCTTTGGAGCCTTATGGTTCCTCCTCCTCTGGTTTGCAGGATTTACTTCAGCAATAGCTATGTACAACTATCTAACGGCTTTACTGGAGGAAGATCTAGGAATATCAAGAAAGACTGGAACTTGGATTGTGTTCGTCATATACTTCCTCCTTGGAATCCCAGTAGTGTACATTAGCGGTTACCTTGATCAGGTAGATGCATGGATAAACTTCCAGTTAGCATTACTTGCACTGTTTGACATAATAGTTGGAGTATGGCTGTTCAAGCCTGACAACTTCTGGAGGGAACTACACGAGGGAGCATACATCAACGTTCCAACAATCTACAAGTGGATTACCGTAATAATTGCTCCAATTTTCATCGCTCTTCCACTGTTCGGAACATTCTCTGACCTAGTTTCCAAGACATTAGAAACACCAGCAAAGATCGCAATAGTGGCAATGCTCCTCCTTGGTGCAATCGAAACCTACTATGCAATTAAGAAGAAGTACGGAGAAGAGCTAGCGAAGAACGAAGTGATAATCAAAGTGTGAGGTGAAGAATATGTGGGCCGTGTACATGATAGTTGCGTGGCTGATAATATTCATCATGATGGGCTGGAGTATAAGTAAGCTCATGAAGGCCGAACAAGCAAAAGCCTAAAGGCTTTTTAGTTTTCTCTTTTCTTTTTTATTTGGGGGTGTGCTTTTGTGAAGAGCCCAGAGATTCTTAAAGAGGTTTCTGAGAACCTGATCAAGACAATTGAAAAACTTGAGAAGGTTAAAGTTTTTGAGGAGAAAAGAAAGAGAAAGCTAATCTCTCTGTTGGAAGAAGCCTCGGGGAACTTTCTTAAGTTAAGTGGAGAGGTGGAAAATGACAACGTTCAAATGGCGGAATTTTTGAGGAAGAGATCAGTGGAGATAAAGAACAACACCAACGATAAGGCAATAGAGAGAATGGGAGAAAAGGAATACATCAAAGCTGTGGAGAAAATGAACTTATACTCTAAAACTGCTTTCTACGACTTTAAACCAACGATGCTAAGAAAGCTTAAAAAGGCTTACAGGTCTTTTATATTCGGAATGGCGCTTTATTTTGTTCTAGCTGGACTATCTACAAGGCCCGAATTAGCAGTAACTGCATTAATTTTAGCAATTCCAGCGATTCTTTCAATGCTGAGCTTGCAGAGAAGAGGATATACAGGTTTAATGCTTGCTTATGCAGTCGCTCCAATACCCATGATTCAGAGTCCAATGTTAATTAGGATGTTCTATGGAGTTTTGAGAGATCCAGAGGCTATAAGAACAGCCGCTGAGTATCTGGGCAAAAGTGAGACATTTATAGTTGTTTATGCCTATGTTGTAATAATACTCTCTATAGTGGACTTTGCCTTGTTAGCTTATGGATTGTATGGACTTACAAAACATAGGCATGCATTTCTCTAGCCTTTCTTTCTAATTTTAGCTATGAAAAATCCACTTGTTTTGTGAGTGTCAGGATAAAATCTTCTTGCCTTTTTTATTTCTGGACTGAGCTCGATGCCAAAGGGATTAATCAAGGCAGGTTCTCCATACCTCAGGGGAAGGAGTTCAATATCAAAGTTATCTAGGGCCCATTGAATTACGAATTCATTCTCCTCTGGTTCTAACGAGCATGTTGAATAGACTAAAATTCCTCCGGGTTTCAGAACTTCAAGGGCTTTCTCTATCATCTTCATCTGAAGCCCTTGACAGAATTTTATATCATCTAACGTTCTATTGTGCTTTCTCTCAGGATTTTTGTGAATTGTTCCAGAACCGGTACATGGAGCATCGAGGAGGATTTTATCAAAGCTCATATTTAGCTCATCTATATACAAGGATGACTTGTGAATAAGAATTGTGTTTAAAACCCCTAACCTGGAGAGGTTAAGCCTCGTTTCCTTTAACCTTTCCTCATCTACATCAAAGGCAAAGATTAATCCTTTATTTTCCATTAACTGGGCCATATAACTGGTTTTTCCCCCAGGGGCCGCGGCCATGTCTGCAACTATCTCCCCTGGTTTTGGATCTAGGGCAACTGGGGGGTACATTGAGCTTGCCTCTTGAATATAGATGAGGCCTGTTAGATATTCAGGCGTGGATGTTATTGAAAATGGTTCACGAGTTAAGCAAAATCCTTCTCTTGCCCAGGGGACTCTGGTGAATTGGAACCCCTTCTTCATTAATCTCTTAGTTATCTCTGAGATAGTTCCTTTAAGCGTATTGACTCTAAAACACCTGGGCAAGGGTTTTTCCATGGCCTCAGCAATTCTTATAGCTCTTTCACCCCAAAGTTGATAGTATCTTTCTGCAAAAGTTTTAGAATAACCGAGGGAAAAAAGTTTCTCCAACATTTTACCTTTCTAATCTTTTTACTCCTTCTTTTGTCCCTACTAATACTATGTCCGCTATATCGGCAAAAATTCCATTTTCAACTACTCCTGGGATAGTGTTAAGTTCGATTTCCATGTCGAGGGGATCATCTATTCTTGGAAATTTTGCATCAATGATAAAGTTCCCATTTTCAGTAACAACTGGACCATCCTTTTTAACTCCCATCCTGAGCTCAGCCTTTGCATTGAATATGCTTAACTCTTCTAAAATCGCCTTCCATGCAGCTGGAATAACTTCAATTGGAACTGGCATTTTCTGGCAGAGATAATCGACAAGCTTTGACTCATCCACCAGCACGATGAATGTTCCAGCCCTATACTCGATTATTTTTTCCATTGTGAGGGCAGCACCCCTGCCTTTGATTAAGTTAAGATTTGGATCTACTTCATCAGCACCATCTACCGCTATGTCTATTGCATCTACTTGATCCAATGAAAGAACTGGCACCCCACTTTCCATACGCAAGAATTTTTGCTTGATAGGAGGTGGTACTCCATAGATATCTTCTACTTTTCCTTTTTCTATCATCTCTCCTAAATATCTTATAAAGTATGCTGTGGTGGAGCCTGTTCCTAGTCCAACCACCATATCATCCTCTATAAACTCAAGTGCTGCCCTTGCCACGGCCTTTTTCATTTCTTCCACATTCATAGTTCATCCCTTCGTTATGTTGTAGTAAAGAGCTTTCTCATAATATGCTACTGGTTCATAGTTAGTTATAAGAGTGTATGTAAGTCCTGTAAAGTATAGCCAGAAGAAGAAAAAGCTCCAAAATGTTTTTCTGAGTATCACTCTTTCGTTCCTAAGTTCTTCGGGTAAGTCTGGAACTAGGTTAAGTAAAAGCTTTGGGGCGAGAATGTATATTATCCACCCAATTATCCATCCTAGGGGAGCGTAAGCTAGAATTCCGCTAATTATCCCTGCAATTGCAAATATCCCATATGCCATTAACATCATCTTGTTTTCCGGATTCACTTTTCATCCCCCATTAGCGCTTTTTGTTGTGTTATTTCTCTTAAAATTTTTAGCCTTTCGATAATAACTTCTCTTCTATACTCTTTATCTTTTCCAAAGCTTCCTCGCTTAAGCTTCTTTCCAACTCTTCTCTAGCCCTGCTTGCGAGATCAAACTTTGATCTAAATTTTCCTAGTTCTATCCATTCTATCTTTTTATTCTCCACTATTACGTCTATATCACACAGTCTTCTGTAACCCACGTATTCCAATCCCTTAAGGAGGAATTTTATCCTCCTCGGATCTTCCCAGGTGAATAATTTTAACTTGTATACGGGGACTTTAAGGAGAGGTCGTGGGTAATCCCAATCCCATCCTTCTCCTACTATAAATCCAAGGTCTAAGTCTTCAACTGCGATTATTAACCTCTCTATGTTTTCTCGGTATTTTCTTGCTGTGTCGTAAACCTTTATTATGATCTCCTTCCATTCTGTTAATGTCTCCATTAGAATTAATGGAATCTCAAGGATTATACTTCCGTAGACGCGGTGGAAGTTGTATGGAAGTAGTAGGGAAGCCTCCACATCTTCTATCCTTATTGGCCTTGTAATGGGCCTTCTCGTTAGCATTAATATAGTTTCGTTGTAGGAGGAATTTAATATTGCTTCGATCGGATCTAGGAGTTTTCCGTTAAGTCTCTCCTTAATAATCTCGCTGGTTTTAGAAGGATTAGGAGTTCTAATTAGGATGATTATTCCTTTACTCTCAGCATCCTCTACGTAGTGAATTATATTTTGAAGAGCAACCCAGGGATACATCTTAACTAATATTGCTTCTTGGGTGTTCAGAACAATAATAGTATCTAACTCATCACTTTTGGCAAGAGCCTCTGAAAGGGAGAGAGGAGTTGTCTTTGTTTTCTTCAGTATTTTGTTCTTATCCCCTTTTACACAAATAATTCCCGGACCAAATCGAAAACTTCTCATGTTATAGCCCCCTAAAAATTCTGTATCCTCTATCAAAATTTGTCCCAGGGGGATAGTTTATTTTAACGACTTTTTTCTCTGGAATTATTATAAAATTCACAGAATGAATACCATTTAACCCCTCGAAACATTTAGGGTCATGTCCATACAACTTAAAATCTGCCTGTATTTCCTTAATGTCTTCTGGCTTGTGCGAGAGCGCAAAGGTTAAGCCGTACAATTTTATTACTGACCCTGGTTTTACAAGAATAGAATTGAGAATAATTCTCTTTATTAATTCAACATCATCCTCGTTTCCTGGGACTATATACACCAAAGCTCCAGACTTCCCAAAGATAAAGGATAATTTTTTGAGACTTTCTGCATACTTCTCTTTAAGCCATGGTTTTCTTTCGAGCTTTAGGTTGTCGACTAAATCTCCAGTGTGAATTATCACGTCAGGCTGAGTTTCTGCTATTAGCTCTCCAAGAAACTTGTAGACACTTCTAGGGGTATCACTTATGTGCATTATTTTTCTTTTTCCTCTCTTTATTTCCTCAATTTTCCTATTTTTCTTCCTTAATATGGAGAGCATCAATAAATTTTTGTGTTCATGTTTTTATTTATTTAGGGGTGAAAACGTGAAGAAGAGACTTCATCTAATTATAGCAGACTCTGAACTTGAGCTAGTTCCTGAGAGTATAATTGATCATCCAGCCATTGTGAATTATGCCAAGAGAAGAAAAAAGAAGCCAGAAAAAATAATCCTTGATTCTACATATCATCATGCAGCACTGAGACAGTTAGAGGATGGAGAAAGGAGGGGAAGGCCCGATATTGTTCATATATGCCTATTAAATGCTTTGGATAGTATCCTTAATAAAGAGGATAGGCTTAGAGTTTACGTTCACACAAGGAATGATGAAGTGATTTACGTAGATCCTTCTACTAGACTTCCAAGAAATTATAACAGGTTTATTGGCCTTATGGAGAGTTTGTTTGAGAAGAAAGTAGTTCCGGAGGATTTACAGCTCTTAAGATTGGAAAAGAAAACCTTAGCTGAGTTAATAAATGAGATATCTCCAGATGCTGTATTTATAATGCACGAAAATGGAGAGTTTATGATACCGAAACACTTTGGAAAACTGTTGGCTAGCTTTAAAAAGCCTGTTGTTATAGTTGGGGGCTTTCCTCATGGAGACTTCAGAAGCAAAGTGGAGGGAGTGAAGATAAGCCTTTATAGAGAACCATTAATGGCCTGGACAATTGTAAATGAGGTCATAGTTTCTTATGAGTGGGAGGTTATAAAGTAAAAAAGATTTATAATATTTTGTATTGAGAAAGACAAATAAAGATGAACGGGGGGAAGGCTCGATGAATAGGAGCTTGTACTTGATTTTTATAATTGTAGGATATACTTTGGGAATATGGACATTTACAGTGATTCCAAAAATATACATGACCATTGGCTTAAAGGGATTAGTACTAATGCTAGTCTTTTCCGCAGTTGTAGTTGCTGGAGTACTTGGACAGATAAATTCAATTAAAGAAAAAACATACAGAATCCATGAATTTATGGTGAAGAGTGCTAGACTTCCAGCGGTTTCAGTAGTTTTAGTAAGTTTCCTGTTCTTTGTTTCTGCTGTAGTGGCTCATTATACAGGATTGGCGGTTGAAAAACTATTTGGCATTGGAGCCCCTGGATTTGGACTAATCATTGCTCTAGTTGCAATGATTATATTAATTGGAACCAGAGGGAGATCTCTTGATGCAATAGCCATCTTCTCTATACTGCTTATAATCCTGATTATAATTTCCGTATTCTTCTTACGCTCAAAGGTCAGCGAAGTTGTAGTAAAGGAGACTTCCAGGGAATTCGTAAGAACAACCTTAGAAACAGTATTTTCATTTAGCGGAGAACTTAACATGAGGACAGTCGTCCTAACATTCTTAACGACTCTCATGATGTTTGGTCTAGGTGTTGGATTCTACTATATTATTGGAATGACGATTTCTGGGTGGAAATTTGACATAAAAAAAGTGCTCGCAGTTGTAGTAATTCTGCAGGCACTGTTGTCTCTTTCCGCAGCATTGATACTTACGTACTCAATAGGAGCCGCTCATCAAGCTTATTGGTCGGCATTTGAGAAAGGAAAAGCCATGGAAGCTCTTGATGTATACGACAAATACTTCCTCCCCTTGTGGAGAGAATATACTTCTCCCGAAAGAATGAACTTTCTTAGACTTATAGACACTGTATATGGAATACCAGATATCCTAAGAAAGCTTGGAATGGAAGGGGGAACATATATAATTGCATTCTTAATGATCTCATTGTTCTTTGCTGGCTTCACAACTTTGCTAGTTTTAATAGAAACGGGAGGGCAAATAATTTCAGATATGTTCCAAGTGACAAGGAAAAATGCTATCCTAATAGTTTCTATCATTACAGGGATATTGAGCACTCTGCTATCTTTACCTGCTATAAAGGAAGTTCTAGTAGTTCTTGTAGCTCTAATGCTTCCACTGTTTGCATTAATTGAGTCACTACCTGCTCTGAAAGCCACTAAAGGCTCTGGAAAAGTTGCAGAAGCAATATTTGCAATATTGATAGCAATATTCTTTATCGTTGCTTTAGTTCCAGCTTTACAATCTGGTGGAGATGTAGCATTAATTGGAATAGTCCTAGGATTCCTCCTACTGTCTCCTTTAGTGTTTAACAATTTCCTATTAAAGTCCACTAGATGATCAAAAAACTAATAAATGACACTTTTTCATTTTTTTCTCGACAAAAGTAGAGGTGATGAAGATGGGAGATAAGACAAAAGTTCAAGTGAGTAAGCTCAAACCTGGAAGGTATATAATTATTGACGATGAGCCATGTAGAATAGTCAACATAACAGTGTCCTCTCCCGGAAAACACGGATCAGCAAAGGCAAGAATTGAAGCTGTTGGAATATTTGATGGAAAAGTTAGAAGCATTGTCAAGCCAACAAGTGCAGAAGTTGATGTTCCAATAATTGACAAGAGAACAGCCCAAGTTATCGCAGTTACTCCAGACACAGTACAAATTATGGACATGGAGACCTATGAAATGTTCGAAGTTCCGTTAGATACAGGAGTTGAAGAGGAGATAAAGGACAAAATAAAGGAAGGTATCAACGTCGAATACTGGGAAACTCTTGGCAGGATTAAGATCATGAGGATTAAAGGAGAAGAGGAGTGAATTTTTCTCCTTTCTCTTTTTCAAGGTTTTCTTAGCTTTGCTATGAAAAAGCTGTTGCAGTCATGTCTATGAGTCCAAGTTCTAAACGTTTTATCCCCGATTTCTAAAAATCCCTTATCTCCCCAGGAGAAGGGATAATCCACTATTTCAAAACCTCTTTCTAAGCCGAACATTACATTTTCCTCATTTTCGTCTATTCTCACCGAACATGTGGAATACGTCATTTCTCCACCTTCTTTGAGGTTTCTAAAAGCATTTATGAGCATGTTCCTTTGAACACTGATTATCCTTTTTATTTTTTCTTCATTAAACCTCCACTTTACTTCTGGAAACTGCCTGTAGGTGCCAGAAGAAGAACAGGGGGCATCGAGAATTATCTTATCAAACTTTTCTTTGTCAATATAACTTTGCCCATCTGCATAAACAAGCTTGACATTTTTAACTCCAAGCTTCTTCATTCTTTCCTTCATTCTAACTAGTCTTTCATAGGAATAGTCCACTGCCACAATCTCCCCCTTGTTCTCCATTAAAGCGGCAGCATGGAATGTTTTGCTTCCAGGAGCTGCTGCTAAGTCTAGCACTCTTTCTCCAGGTTCAGGACTCAAAACATGGGCTACATATGCAGATGCTAAGTCTTGAATGACGAAGTATCCTTTCTTGTACCCTTCTAACTTTGTTATGGGTTTTTCATATTCTAGAACCTTGAGAACATCATCTACAGGAGTATATGCTACTCTTACCCCGTTCTCTTCTAGGTATTTCTTTACTTTTTCAATATCAGCTTTTAGGGAATTTATCCTCACATAATACCTTTGAGGCTTTAAATTGCTTAGGAGGAGTCTAACTGCCTCATCATAGCCAAGTAGGTCTATTACATACTCTACATACCACCTGGGATGGGAGAACCTAACGGCTAACCATTCTATTCTGTCCTTCTCTTTTAGCCGCTTTAAGGCCTTCTCAACGTTGAACTTCTCAACTTCCCTGAGAATAGCGTTTGCAAATTTAGCCCGAGTTAAGTCAAACTTTTCCTTAACAACCCGAACTATGGAATCAGTCGCAATTGCTGGATTTATCTTTTTAAATTTCATTTCAAAAACTCCAATTCGAAGGAGATTTGCTAGATAAGGATCTAAATCTTCAACTTTTGATCCCCTAAGAACAGAGTTTATGATAAAATCTATTTTGGCTCTCCACTTTTCAATTTCGAAGACATAAGCATGAGCTATTCCTCTAGCCTTCTCCTTATCTTTGCCTTCAACTTTTTTGAAAATTTTTTCCAGAGCATGCTTAGATGAAAGTTCTTTCTCCTCTACCAACATTAGAGCATCAGCGACTATCTCATGTATTGTGACTCGATAAAATAACTCCATGTTCGCTACGTCTTAAGAGTTCTTTATAAACTCTTTCCCAGTTACTTTTGCAAGTTTAATTCTTTGTGGTTATATTTATGTGTCATTTTTATGTCGAAAAATATATAAAGTAAATTTAGAAGTCTTGGTAGAGGTGAGAGAATGGAGCCTCTTCATTATCCTATCTATTTGACTGCAGTATTCAAGCAGATAGGGGATGCCTATCTTACTGAAAGAGGTACAGAGCTAAAGTATTCAAGGGAAGAAAATCCAACAGTAAGAAATTTGGAAGATAAGCTTGCTAAGCTAGAGAATGCTGAGAATGCCCTGGCATTTAACAGTGGAATGGGGGCTATCTCGACTTTGTTCCTATCCTTGCTTAAAGCTGGAGACGAAATTGTTATGTCAATGGAGGGGTATGGAACCACAATTGAGGTACCAAAGCTTTTAGAAAAATTTGGAGTTAGAGTAAGGCTTGCCTATCCCTCAGCAGAAAAAATTTGTGAAACTATAACGTCCAATACAACTCTTGTTTTCATTGAAACAATGACTAACCCAACTTTAAAGGTAATCGACGTTAGGGAAGTTGCTAAAAAATGCAGAGAGGAAGAAATCACTTTAATAGTTGACAACACATTTGTTACCCCCATCCTCTACAGGCCCCTTGAAGATGGAGTTAATTTCGTCGTTCATAGCTTGACAAAGTACATTGCGGGACACAACGATGTTACTGGTGGTGTAATTCTTTGGAATGGAAAATTCTTAAATGATTTATGGGACTGGAGGAGAAGATTGGGAACGATAATCCAACCATTTGACGCCTGGATGGTTGAAAGAGGCATGAGAACCCTAAATGTTAGGTTTGAAAAGCAGAGTAAAAATGCCTTAGCAATAGCAGAATTCCTGCAGGATCATCCAAAGGTTAGGAAAGTACACTACCCAGGACTACCTAGTGATCCTTATCATGGCATAGCTAGGAGATTATTTAGGAAGGATCTTTATGGGGGAGTAGTTTCTTTTGACCTGGGAAGTGAAAAAAGCGCACTTGCATTCCTTAGAAGCCTAAAGAAAATATTTCCCTCTCCCTCTCTTGGAGGTGTGGAAAGTCTTGCAACTTATCCTGTAAAAAGCGCCGTAAAGAACATGGAAAAAGAAACTAGAGACCTTCTTGGAATAACGGATGGTCTAATTAGGCTTTCTGTGGGAATAGAAGAGGTTGATGAGCTAATAGAGGACTTAGATAGGGCCCTTAAGGGGTGTTAGGTGTGAGGGTGTTTGGTTGTCCAAAGGATCTTCTAAACGGTCCCTGTGGAGGAGCACTCGATGGAAAGTGTGAGGTAAATTCAAATCTCTGTCCATGGTACTCTCTAATGGAAAAATTTGAGCTTTTAGATGGAGCTCCTCTATTGGTAGAGCACCCTGTAGTCTTAGAGATGGAAAGGATTTTCGAAGGGGAAGAAGTTGAGATCAAGAGAAGCTCCTTTATAAAAAATCTAGGGCGGGGAAAGGCTATTTCAGTCGAATTTCCCATTAGGTTGTTCGAAAAAGGAGTAAGGGAATTTAGGAAAGTTGGCGATCTTTACACAATTCCAGACAATCCATTAGGTTACCCTCACATATCTCCTACAGCCCTGGGAACTTGGCTAAAATCGAAGGGACATTCTGTTATGCCCCACCTAACAGCTAAGGACAGAAATGTGATAGCAATATCTTCAGAATTCAGAACAGCTCTAGAGTTTGACTTTGAGGGTATATTAATAACAACTGGTGACTGGTCAGGATTTATACTCCAAGGAAAACCAGTATTTGACTTGGATTCGGCGAACATGATAAGGCTGGCAAAGTTGATGTTTTCTGGCGTTCTACCCACAGGCGAAAGAGTTGAGGTTAAAGAGCGTCCATTTATAGCAGGAACTGTAAATCCCAACTATCCGGCAAAATTAGAAGGAAAAAGATTGGCAAGAAAAATTATTGCGGGCGCTGATCTCGTTATAAGCCAAGTGGTTGCCAATAGAAAAGTTGTAAGAGAAATTCCAAAAATACTCCAGGAAGCACTTAAGTATTCTCCCCATGAAGTTCCAGTGGTTGTTTCAATTCTTTATCCATTAAAGAGGGAACTAGAGCCCATACTAAGAAAAATGGGGATAAAGACAGGTGATGATATTAGAGCAATAGTGGAGGAAATTTCTTCCCTTGAATTTGGGGGAATTAACGTCATTGTTTTTGAAGAGACTAGGTGGGAGGAAAAATTGAACGAGGTGTTAGATTTGCTGAAGGAATTGCTTTAGGGGGTGTAAGGAATGATTGTTCCAGCCCTTATAGGAAGTTTGCCGAGACCAATAGGATTAGCTAAGAAACTTGAGCAATACTACATAGGAAGATTAGATGAGAGGAAGTTAGAAGAAGCGTATAGAGAATATACAAGAAGAGCTTTTGAGAAGCTTAGGGATGCAAAAATCAAAGTCATAACAGATGGATTGTACAGGTGGGACGATATTTTCAACCCATTTATAAGGTTCATTGATGGTATAGAGGTGAATGGCCTCTTCAAATTCTATGAAAACAACTTCTTCTATAGATCTCCTGTAGTTAGGGGAGAGATAGCGTTGAAAGAAAACCCAATTCCTGAGTGGATTTCAATAGCCCAGGAGATAAAGGAAGATGTTTATCCAGAGGCTACATTGAAGGCTGTGTTACCTGGCCCCGTAACTCTTGCATACCACTCAATCAACGAGTACTATAAGACACTAACCGACCTTGCCGAAGCTTATGCCCAGGTGATAGGGGAGTTAATAAAAGAGTTAGATGTTAAAATCGTGGAACTTCAGGAACCATCTCTGGCGGCTGAGATAAGTGAAGCTACTAAGAATATCGAGGACAGAGTAGATAAAGAAGTTGCAAAGAACATAATTGAAGACCTTGGAAGGATAAAGAAGTTGTGGGTAGTAACGTACTTTGGAACTCCTCAAGTTTTACCTGAGGGAGTTATACTCAACGTTGATTTAATAGAAGGTTCAGTTCCAGAAGAATACAGTGGAGAGATAGGGCTTGGAATAGTGGACGCCAGAACAACAAAAATGGAGAGGGCAGATAGGCTTAGGGATAAGATTAGGAAGTACTTGGCAAAGTTTGAAACTATATACGTTACACCTAACACTCTTTTAGATTTCCTTCCTGAAAGTGTCGCTTGGAAAAAGCTGAGACTTTTAGGTAGGCTTGGAGGTGAGTAAAATGGAGCTTCCTATTCTTCCTACAAGTGTTATAGGAAGTTACCCAAAGCCTAGATGGTTGCTTAGAATGTACAAGCTAAGAGAACTAGGAAAAATTCCAGAAGAAGATTTTAAGGAAGCGGTTAGAGATGCAAGCATTTCG contains:
- a CDS encoding sodium-dependent transporter — protein: MEQRDRWATKIGLILAMAGNAIGLGNFVRFPTQVAGNGGGAFMVPYFLALFFLGIPVMWVEWVQGRYGGKYGHGTLGPTFYLMARETLKPRGALFFGLIGGALAFATTTLLNSYYLHLIGWSAAYSWFSISGAYFNVENTAEFFASYLSNHGLVFLFWGITVVLLAIAVGQGVSKGIERWVKVMMPLLYIFAIILVIYVFALGSPLGDPNWSTIKGFEFIWSPNWGYLKDHLWEVMLAASGQIFFTLSLGMGIIQNYASYLGPKDDVALSGLATVSLNEFAEVVLGGSIAVPLAVAYAPKIVPEDVLAQGSNAALAWISENFGLGFSYTSLPNIFVQMGTAGRFFGALWFLLLWFAGFTSAIAMYNYLTALLEEDLGISRKTGTWIVFVIYFLLGIPVVYISGYLDQVDAWINFQLALLALFDIIVGVWLFKPDNFWRELHEGAYINVPTIYKWITVIIAPIFIALPLFGTFSDLVSKTLETPAKIAIVAMLLLGAIETYYAIKKKYGEELAKNEVIIKV
- a CDS encoding RsmB/NOP family class I SAM-dependent RNA methyltransferase; the protein is MLEKLFSLGYSKTFAERYYQLWGERAIRIAEAMEKPLPRCFRVNTLKGTISEITKRLMKKGFQFTRVPWAREGFCLTREPFSITSTPEYLTGLIYIQEASSMYPPVALDPKPGEIVADMAAAPGGKTSYMAQLMENKGLIFAFDVDEERLKETRLNLSRLGVLNTILIHKSSLYIDELNMSFDKILLDAPCTGSGTIHKNPERKHNRTLDDIKFCQGLQMKMIEKALEVLKPGGILVYSTCSLEPEENEFVIQWALDNFDIELLPLRYGEPALINPFGIELSPEIKKARRFYPDTHKTSGFFIAKIRKKG
- the rpiA gene encoding ribose-5-phosphate isomerase RpiA, producing the protein MNVEEMKKAVARAALEFIEDDMVVGLGTGSTTAYFIRYLGEMIEKGKVEDIYGVPPPIKQKFLRMESGVPVLSLDQVDAIDIAVDGADEVDPNLNLIKGRGAALTMEKIIEYRAGTFIVLVDESKLVDYLCQKMPVPIEVIPAAWKAILEELSIFNAKAELRMGVKKDGPVVTENGNFIIDAKFPRIDDPLDMEIELNTIPGVVENGIFADIADIVLVGTKEGVKRLER
- a CDS encoding metallophosphoesterase, producing MLSILRKKNRKIEEIKRGKRKIMHISDTPRSVYKFLGELIAETQPDVIIHTGDLVDNLKLERKPWLKEKYAESLKKLSFIFGKSGALVYIVPGNEDDVELIKRIILNSILVKPGSVIKLYGLTFALSHKPEDIKEIQADFKLYGHDPKCFEGLNGIHSVNFIIIPEKKVVKINYPPGTNFDRGYRIFRGL
- a CDS encoding 16S rRNA methyltransferase, with amino-acid sequence MKKRLHLIIADSELELVPESIIDHPAIVNYAKRRKKKPEKIILDSTYHHAALRQLEDGERRGRPDIVHICLLNALDSILNKEDRLRVYVHTRNDEVIYVDPSTRLPRNYNRFIGLMESLFEKKVVPEDLQLLRLEKKTLAELINEISPDAVFIMHENGEFMIPKHFGKLLASFKKPVVIVGGFPHGDFRSKVEGVKISLYREPLMAWTIVNEVIVSYEWEVIK
- a CDS encoding sodium-dependent transporter, giving the protein MNRSLYLIFIIVGYTLGIWTFTVIPKIYMTIGLKGLVLMLVFSAVVVAGVLGQINSIKEKTYRIHEFMVKSARLPAVSVVLVSFLFFVSAVVAHYTGLAVEKLFGIGAPGFGLIIALVAMIILIGTRGRSLDAIAIFSILLIILIIISVFFLRSKVSEVVVKETSREFVRTTLETVFSFSGELNMRTVVLTFLTTLMMFGLGVGFYYIIGMTISGWKFDIKKVLAVVVILQALLSLSAALILTYSIGAAHQAYWSAFEKGKAMEALDVYDKYFLPLWREYTSPERMNFLRLIDTVYGIPDILRKLGMEGGTYIIAFLMISLFFAGFTTLLVLIETGGQIISDMFQVTRKNAILIVSIITGILSTLLSLPAIKEVLVVLVALMLPLFALIESLPALKATKGSGKVAEAIFAILIAIFFIVALVPALQSGGDVALIGIVLGFLLLSPLVFNNFLLKSTR
- a CDS encoding translation initiation factor IF-5A produces the protein MGDKTKVQVSKLKPGRYIIIDDEPCRIVNITVSSPGKHGSAKARIEAVGIFDGKVRSIVKPTSAEVDVPIIDKRTAQVIAVTPDTVQIMDMETYEMFEVPLDTGVEEEIKDKIKEGINVEYWETLGRIKIMRIKGEEE